The following is a genomic window from Hymenobacter monticola.
GCGCCGTTCTGCTCGCGGTAGTACGCCAGCCAGTCTTTCAGAAAAACCTTAAACGGCACGTTCAGCGAGGAGCTGATGCCCACCTCAATATCGCGCGTGATGCGCGTCAGGTTCAGAATGTTCTGAATGGTGGTGTAGCCGTAGCGCTCAGCCACATAGTTCCAGATGCTCTGGCCGGCCAGCGTGGAGTTGCGCAGGAAAAACGGTGCCGTGCGGTTGCCGGTGGGGTACTGCTTCACCATGTCGCGCATGTAGCCGTCCATGTCCACGCTCCAGCCCTCGGCCGCATAGGCCGACGCTCCGCCGATAAACCAGTCGGGCAACTGGAGCAGGTAGCTGCTTTGCAGCACTTCCTTCAGCGAGCCGCCGTACATCATGTCGTTGAGCAGCACCTGAGTTATCTGGGTGCTCAGCTTGCGCTTGAACTCGGTTTCCTGGCCTTCGAAGGCAATCTGCACCTTGCTCATGCGGGCCAGCGGGGTTTCACCGCCGTTCACCTGCTGCAGGGTGGCCGTGAGGCCGATGTTGCTCTGCCGCAGGTCGCCCACCGAGTTATAGAACAGCAGCGTGGATTTCGAATAGGGATAGTAGCCAATGAGCGCCGTGATGCGCTGCAGCTCCTTCTCGGCGTACTCGGCGGCGCGGCGGGCACTGGCCTCGCCGCCTGCGTAGTACATCACGTTGAAGTTCTGGGTGCTGAGCTGCTGCCAGTTGAACTGCTTGTACTGGATGCGCACCCGCCCGAACGGTTCCTGCGCCGTCTGGGCCCGGGCCGCGGGGCTGTAAAGCAACGGCAGCAGCAGTGCCAGAGCTCCCAGCGTGCGCTTGGCGGATAATGGAATGGTCATAGAGAAGGCAACGAACAAGAGCGGATTTTAGTCCGCGGTAACGCATAGAAGTTGGCGAAGCCGGCGAAAGGTTCCGCCCCGGGAGCCAGTGGGCGCGGCCCGTTGAAGTAAAGGCATTTAGCCCGAAAATGTTCCACTGCCGCGCCGGGAATATCGGGACTCTTTCCCTGCGCTCCAATAGTACTCAAATTACGCCAACCGGCCGCAGGGCGTTGTAGCGCTGCAGGCTGGCGTCGGGCCATATTTCGGCGCGGCCTTCCAGGCAGTCGGCCAACAGCGTGGCCAGCCGCGGGGCCAGCATCACGCCCTTCGAGCCATAGCCGCCGCAAAAGCTCAGGGCCGGCACGGCAGGGTGGGGGCCCAGCAGGGGCCGGCGGTCGCGCACGGCGGGTCGCACCCCCGCCCGTTGCCCCAGCACCGCAAACGGCAAGTCGGTAATCACGCTCAGGCGCGCCGCCAGTTCCTCGCGCCCTACCGCCGTGATGCCCTCGCTGAACGGCGGCCACCGATAAGTAGCGCCCACCCGGAACTGCCCCGCGCCCAACGGCACCACGTAGGCGCCGCGGTTGAGCACCTGCGCGTCGCTCAGCCCCAGGCATTCCACGTCCAGCACCTCGCCCTGGTTAGGAGTGAGCGGCAGCCAGTCGAAATACGGGTTGCGCGCCGTCGCCGCGCCCTCGCAGCAAATGACGTGACGGGCGCGCACCTGCCCGGCATAGCTGGCGCCGTCGGCACCGATTTTCAGCTGCGTCCAGTCGAAGGCCTTGGCTCGCAGCC
Proteins encoded in this region:
- a CDS encoding NAD(P)/FAD-dependent oxidoreductase translates to MTDYDFLVVGHGIAGATLAYVLRERGHRVLVFDPGQANSASNVAAGLMNPVAGKRFALSWRAAELLPFAGAFYRELAQRYGQTFFYETPIFKLFNSLEEQNAVLARSADRPWGEFVAELTTTDPNLPGVHAPFGGAWLRGGGHVAVRELLATLATEGHNAGWLRAKAFDWTQLKIGADGASYAGQVRARHVICCEGAATARNPYFDWLPLTPNQGEVLDVECLGLSDAQVLNRGAYVVPLGAGQFRVGATYRWPPFSEGITAVGREELAARLSVITDLPFAVLGQRAGVRPAVRDRRPLLGPHPAVPALSFCGGYGSKGVMLAPRLATLLADCLEGRAEIWPDASLQRYNALRPVGVI